Proteins encoded within one genomic window of Jiangella mangrovi:
- a CDS encoding OmpA family protein, with amino-acid sequence MTILFTGRGMPRTAILVAALASLVACVAPAESEPAASIPAHSGTAAEAVAEAAGAERPWWQQPTAPAEPDVPRADTSFSFSGDVLFDVGSSTLSMAASTQLAAVVAAARERPGAIVTVAGHTDGDGSETDNLVLSRARADTTRRWLIDHGLRADQVVAIGYGESRPVATNDTAEGKARNRRCDITVTAGPAPS; translated from the coding sequence ATGACGATCCTGTTCACGGGCCGCGGAATGCCCCGCACCGCGATCCTCGTCGCGGCGCTGGCGTCGCTCGTCGCCTGCGTCGCTCCGGCGGAGTCCGAGCCCGCCGCGTCGATACCCGCCCACAGCGGCACCGCAGCTGAAGCCGTCGCCGAAGCCGCCGGCGCCGAACGACCATGGTGGCAGCAGCCCACCGCGCCGGCCGAGCCGGACGTCCCGCGGGCCGACACGTCCTTCAGCTTCAGCGGCGACGTGCTCTTCGACGTCGGAAGCTCCACGCTCAGCATGGCCGCTTCGACGCAGTTGGCCGCGGTGGTGGCCGCCGCGCGGGAGCGCCCCGGCGCCATCGTCACCGTCGCCGGTCATACGGACGGCGACGGTTCGGAGACCGACAATCTGGTTCTGTCGCGAGCCCGGGCCGACACCACTCGGCGGTGGCTCATCGACCACGGCCTGCGGGCCGACCAGGTGGTCGCGATCGGCTACGGCGAGAGCCGACCCGTCGCGACGAACGACACGGCCGAGGGAAAGGCCCGCAACCGCCGGTGCGACATCACCGTCACCGCGGGACCAGCGCCGAGCTGA
- a CDS encoding DUF6308 family protein, translated as MTPTRARRPSPAQLDRATSATLSALKDPAAVENLRLFYDRDSNYPGRSFLAVGPVEYDTITAADLYATSLLGISVGPRAGRQLLQGGPHRNDVLKALRAVPVETHLADADDTVLDAAEHLHLQLKNALGGNKWVAASKLCARKRPRLFPVRDSLVTRALLGVGQDRRVDWLVYQHLMTDDEVQGLLREVTRESAIRESDLLDPPLRILDVVLWMHVKTTG; from the coding sequence GTGACCCCGACACGCGCCCGTCGGCCGTCCCCCGCTCAGCTCGACCGCGCCACGTCGGCCACGCTGAGTGCACTGAAGGACCCGGCCGCCGTCGAGAACCTCCGCCTCTTCTACGACCGCGACTCCAACTACCCCGGCCGCAGCTTCCTCGCCGTCGGGCCGGTGGAGTACGACACCATCACCGCCGCCGACCTCTACGCCACGTCGCTGCTGGGCATCAGCGTCGGGCCGCGGGCCGGGCGGCAGCTGCTGCAGGGCGGCCCGCACCGCAACGACGTCCTCAAGGCGCTGCGCGCCGTGCCGGTCGAGACCCACCTGGCCGACGCCGACGACACCGTCCTCGACGCCGCCGAGCATCTGCACCTGCAGCTGAAGAACGCCCTCGGCGGCAACAAGTGGGTGGCCGCGTCGAAGCTGTGCGCCCGCAAGCGGCCGCGCCTCTTCCCGGTTCGCGACTCGCTGGTCACCCGCGCGTTGTTGGGGGTCGGGCAGGACCGCCGCGTCGACTGGCTCGTCTACCAGCACCTCATGACCGACGACGAGGTCCAGGGCCTGCTGCGCGAGGTGACGCGCGAGTCCGCCATCCGCGAGTCAGACCTCCTCGACCCACCATTGCGCATCCTCGACGTCGTCCTCTGGATGCACGTCAAGACGACGGGATGA
- a CDS encoding SAV_915 family protein — protein sequence MEHSQPLFVPVRSTGPATSCLVVLTARLPEGDRVGLAFSIAESLAAAMGRHQPWVRLSLAATRALLAPLGVARIQVDPDLVAPVVTTRPAAPALVRVGVRDAA from the coding sequence ATGGAGCACTCACAGCCGTTGTTCGTCCCCGTCCGCTCGACTGGACCGGCGACGTCATGTCTCGTCGTCCTCACCGCCCGGCTGCCGGAGGGCGACCGCGTCGGCCTGGCCTTCAGCATCGCCGAGTCGCTCGCCGCCGCCATGGGCCGCCACCAGCCGTGGGTCCGGCTCAGCCTCGCCGCGACGCGGGCCCTGCTCGCCCCGCTCGGTGTGGCACGGATCCAGGTCGACCCCGACCTCGTCGCCCCTGTGGTGACGACGAGACCGGCGGCCCCGGCCCTCGTCAGGGTGGGTGTCCGTGATGCGGCCTGA
- a CDS encoding Lrp/AsnC family transcriptional regulator, with translation MRPERAAPRLDAVDRVILGQLLRIGKSPLHILARRAGLSVSAMSVRVRRLEEAGIIAGFRAQLDLDAVGRPVQAVVRVGLAPATDRPIFEKWLSGRSAVTAAWQLAGDADYVVHLACHDIAGLDEELNELKERGGAATTSTSMVLHAVPDVGGHLTD, from the coding sequence ATGCGGCCTGAGCGGGCGGCGCCGCGCCTGGACGCCGTCGACCGCGTCATCCTCGGCCAGTTGCTGCGGATCGGGAAGTCGCCGCTGCACATCCTCGCGCGGCGGGCCGGGCTGAGTGTGTCGGCGATGTCGGTTCGCGTCCGCCGGCTCGAGGAGGCGGGCATCATCGCCGGCTTCCGGGCCCAGCTCGACCTCGACGCGGTCGGACGGCCCGTGCAGGCGGTCGTGCGGGTCGGGCTCGCCCCGGCGACCGACCGGCCGATCTTCGAGAAGTGGCTCAGCGGGCGGTCGGCGGTGACGGCGGCCTGGCAGCTCGCCGGTGACGCCGACTACGTGGTCCACCTGGCCTGCCACGACATCGCCGGCCTCGACGAAGAGCTGAACGAGCTCAAGGAGCGCGGCGGCGCCGCGACCACGTCGACGAGCATGGTGCTGCACGCCGTGCCGGACGTCGGCGGCCACCTGACCGACTGA
- a CDS encoding MFS transporter, which produces MLRRRLGAAASGWLGRVLLYVLLTQFAIFLIRPVLTYRALDLGAGDREVGLLVVAFALLPAVVAIPLGRLSDRRRPSIVVQGGAVLLVIGSGLLYLASSLTGLALATVVLGTGAVAGLVGAQSVIARLAPDSRLDRDFGLLTAAASVGQMIGPPIAGLLLSTDADRTITTGRAFLAGGALLCVALVVCWRFGDRDSVAGRAPAGDGAGDGGTAAAAAAPAPGSFGILRLPGVAGGIVASMTLLTAVDLLIAYLPVIGEERGISPGVVGLLLSVRAAASVLSRLLIPPMLRRWGRTRLLWASTFGTGVLLGLLPLSEPVWLLAVLLVVAGFLLGIGQPLTMSLVVQAVPSASRGAALSIRIMGNRLGQVVLPAGIAVATGVFGASAAFVLVGGLLVASAAGVPRQPRG; this is translated from the coding sequence GTGCTGAGGCGGCGGCTCGGCGCGGCCGCCTCGGGCTGGCTGGGTCGAGTGCTGCTGTACGTCCTGCTCACCCAGTTCGCGATCTTCCTCATCCGGCCGGTGCTGACCTACCGCGCGCTCGACCTCGGCGCCGGCGACCGCGAGGTCGGGCTGCTCGTCGTCGCGTTCGCGCTGCTGCCGGCCGTGGTCGCGATCCCGCTAGGCCGGCTGTCCGACCGCCGCCGCCCGTCGATCGTCGTTCAGGGCGGCGCGGTCCTGCTGGTCATCGGCAGCGGGCTGCTGTACCTGGCGTCGAGCCTGACGGGGCTGGCGCTGGCGACCGTCGTGCTCGGCACCGGCGCGGTGGCCGGCCTGGTCGGCGCCCAGTCCGTGATCGCGCGGCTCGCCCCGGACAGCCGGCTGGACCGCGACTTCGGCCTGCTCACCGCGGCCGCGTCGGTCGGCCAGATGATCGGCCCGCCGATCGCCGGGCTCCTGCTCAGCACCGACGCCGACCGGACGATCACGACCGGGCGGGCGTTCCTCGCCGGCGGCGCGCTGTTGTGCGTGGCGCTGGTGGTGTGCTGGCGCTTCGGCGACCGCGACTCTGTCGCGGGGCGGGCTCCGGCGGGTGACGGGGCCGGCGATGGGGGGACGGCGGCAGCTGCGGCCGCGCCGGCGCCCGGGTCGTTCGGGATCCTGCGGCTGCCCGGCGTGGCCGGCGGGATCGTCGCCAGCATGACGCTGCTCACCGCCGTCGACCTGCTGATCGCCTATCTACCGGTCATCGGCGAGGAGCGCGGCATCAGCCCCGGCGTCGTCGGGCTGCTGCTCAGCGTGCGGGCGGCCGCGTCGGTGCTGTCGCGGCTGCTGATCCCGCCGATGCTCCGGCGCTGGGGCCGGACCCGGCTGCTCTGGGCCAGCACCTTCGGGACCGGTGTGCTGCTGGGGCTGCTGCCGCTGTCGGAGCCGGTCTGGCTGCTGGCGGTGCTGCTCGTGGTCGCCGGCTTCCTGCTCGGCATCGGCCAGCCGCTGACGATGTCGCTGGTCGTGCAGGCGGTCCCGTCGGCGTCGCGGGGCGCGGCGCTCTCGATCCGGATCATGGGCAACCGGCTCGGGCAGGTCGTGCTGCCCGCCGGGATCGCCGTCGCGACCGGCGTGTTCGGCGCGTCGGCGGCGTTCGTGCTGGTGGGTGGCCTGCTGGTGGCGTCGGCCGCAGGCGTGCCCCGTCAGCCCCGCGGCTGA
- a CDS encoding NAD(P)H-binding protein, with protein MTILVTGATGSVGRIVLDHLLTLDATDVRALVRDPAKAQLPDGVDVATGWVGEPDTLDGAFDGVDRMYLTSYSDTAAEVLARARKAGVRHVVSLSGERESWWGSIVDDVEASGLEWTHLWPGEFMENSTIWADQIRTTGQVRDGYADSANAAIAMDDVAAVAAVALTQDGHVGRAHTLTGPETLTRAQKVERIGRALGRDLPYVELSREDAIAELSASMGEYAEWYVDGEGQQVEHPQQPTTGVADVLGRPATSFADWAKTNAGLFR; from the coding sequence ATGACCATCCTCGTCACCGGCGCCACCGGCAGCGTCGGCCGCATCGTCCTCGACCACCTCCTCACCCTGGACGCAACAGACGTGCGCGCCCTCGTCCGCGACCCCGCCAAGGCCCAGCTGCCCGACGGCGTCGACGTCGCTACCGGCTGGGTCGGCGAACCGGACACCCTCGACGGCGCCTTCGACGGCGTCGACCGGATGTACCTGACGTCCTACAGCGACACCGCGGCCGAGGTCCTCGCCCGCGCCCGCAAGGCCGGCGTCCGGCACGTCGTCAGCCTGTCCGGCGAACGGGAGAGCTGGTGGGGCTCCATCGTCGACGACGTCGAGGCGTCGGGTCTGGAGTGGACCCACCTCTGGCCCGGCGAGTTCATGGAGAACTCGACCATCTGGGCCGACCAGATCCGCACCACCGGCCAGGTGCGCGACGGCTACGCGGACTCCGCCAACGCCGCCATCGCGATGGACGACGTGGCCGCCGTCGCCGCCGTCGCCCTCACCCAGGACGGCCACGTCGGCCGCGCCCACACGCTGACCGGCCCCGAGACGCTGACCCGCGCCCAGAAGGTCGAGCGCATCGGCCGCGCCCTGGGCCGCGACCTCCCGTACGTCGAGCTCAGCCGCGAGGACGCGATCGCCGAGCTCAGCGCCTCGATGGGCGAGTACGCCGAGTGGTACGTCGACGGCGAGGGCCAGCAGGTCGAGCACCCGCAGCAACCCACCACCGGCGTCGCCGACGTGCTCGGGCGGCCGGCCACGTCGTTCGCCGACTGGGCGAAGACGAACGCCGGCCTGTTCCGCTGA
- a CDS encoding HAD family hydrolase, producing MLGLPDQIKACLFDLDGVLTPTADVHKAAWTAMFDAFLRDRAQDAGEPFVPFDPVLDYQRYVDGMARADGVRRFLGSRGIVLPEGTHDDPVDAETVNGLGNRKNAVLLQRLRETGVRPYPGSVAYLRAATEAGLRRAVVSASANCREVVAAAGIEDLLEVRVDGVTARQEGLRGKPHPDAFLAAAERLGVAPAEAAVFEDALAGVEAGRAGDFGYVVGVDRVGQTDALREHGADVVVTDLGELLNEEHG from the coding sequence ATGCTGGGCCTGCCGGATCAGATCAAGGCGTGCCTGTTCGATCTGGACGGGGTACTCACGCCGACGGCCGACGTGCACAAGGCCGCCTGGACGGCCATGTTCGACGCCTTCCTCCGCGATCGCGCACAAGACGCGGGTGAGCCGTTCGTGCCGTTCGACCCCGTCCTCGACTACCAGCGCTACGTCGACGGCATGGCGCGCGCCGACGGCGTCCGGCGCTTCCTCGGCTCGCGCGGCATCGTCCTCCCCGAGGGCACGCACGACGACCCCGTCGACGCCGAGACCGTGAACGGCCTGGGCAACCGCAAGAACGCCGTCCTGCTGCAGCGCCTGCGCGAGACCGGCGTGCGGCCGTATCCGGGCTCCGTCGCCTACCTGCGGGCCGCGACCGAGGCCGGGTTGCGCCGGGCGGTGGTCTCCGCCAGCGCGAACTGCCGCGAGGTCGTCGCCGCCGCGGGCATCGAGGACCTGCTGGAGGTACGCGTCGACGGCGTCACCGCCCGGCAGGAGGGGCTGCGCGGCAAGCCGCATCCGGACGCGTTCCTCGCCGCCGCCGAGCGGCTGGGCGTCGCCCCGGCCGAGGCGGCCGTGTTCGAGGACGCGCTCGCCGGGGTCGAGGCGGGCCGCGCGGGCGACTTCGGCTACGTCGTCGGCGTCGACCGCGTGGGCCAGACCGACGCCCTGCGCGAGCACGGCGCCGACGTCGTCGTCACCGACCTGGGGGAACTGCTGAACGAGGAGCACGGGTGA
- a CDS encoding glycoside hydrolase family 65 protein has translation MIRESAYPSEPWRIREAALDLEILAQSESVFALSNGHIGLRANLDEGEPHGLPGSYLNSFYELRPLPYAEAGYGYPEQGQTVVNVTNGKLIRLLVDDEPFDVRYGEVRSHERVLDLREGTLERTVEWVSPAGQAMRVRSTRLVSFTQRAVAAICYEVEPLGEETRVVIQSGLVANEELPVTKKDPRVAAVLEEPLESEQHLANGAGGLLIHRTKTSGLRMAAAMTHVVDGPDRTSVSTEAFPDWARTTIACVLKPGEKLRVVKLLAYGFSSRRSLPALRDQVGAALASARLTGWEGLRRGQREYLDAYWDAADVRVDGDPEVQQAVRFGLFHVLQAGARNEMRPIAAKGLTGPGYDGHAFWDTEMFVLPVLTYTKPQAAAQALRWRHATLDLARDRARTLGLRGAAFPWRTIRGHETSGYWPAGTAGFHIGADIADATIRYIQATRDEDFEREVGVELLVETARLWRSLGHHDRHGAFHIDGVTGPDEYSAMGHDNVYTNLMAQRNLLGAADAVLRHTEVAAALEVDDEEAASWRDAANAMTVPYDDELGVHQQSEGFTRFQEWDFEGTAPEEYPLLLTHPYFDLYRRQVCKQADLVLAMHWRGDAFSPEEKARNFHYYDARTVRDSSLSSCTQAVMAAETGHLELAHDYLGEAAMTDLHDSHANTSDGVHLASLAGSWLGLVAGFGGMRDHDGVLSFAPRLPSRIAGLDFSLLWHGLRLRVSVRPTEVTYYLREGDHDDGSQLELLHHGMPVTVRTSAPVTVAIPPVPPPDPEPQQPAGRAPVRRGGPG, from the coding sequence GTGATCCGCGAGAGTGCGTACCCGAGCGAGCCGTGGCGTATCCGCGAGGCGGCACTGGACCTCGAGATCCTGGCCCAGTCCGAGTCGGTCTTCGCGCTCTCCAACGGCCACATCGGCCTGCGCGCCAACCTCGACGAGGGCGAGCCGCACGGTCTTCCCGGCAGCTACCTCAACTCCTTCTACGAGCTGCGCCCGCTGCCGTACGCCGAGGCCGGCTACGGCTACCCGGAGCAGGGCCAGACGGTCGTCAACGTCACCAACGGCAAGCTGATCCGGCTGCTGGTCGACGACGAGCCGTTCGACGTCCGCTACGGCGAGGTCCGCTCGCACGAGCGGGTGCTGGACCTGCGCGAAGGCACGCTGGAACGCACGGTCGAGTGGGTGTCCCCCGCGGGTCAGGCCATGCGCGTGCGCTCGACCCGGCTGGTGTCGTTCACCCAGCGGGCCGTGGCCGCCATCTGCTACGAGGTCGAGCCGCTCGGCGAGGAGACCCGGGTGGTCATCCAGTCCGGGCTGGTCGCCAACGAGGAGCTCCCGGTCACCAAGAAGGACCCTCGCGTCGCGGCGGTCCTCGAGGAGCCGCTCGAGTCCGAGCAGCACCTCGCCAACGGCGCCGGCGGCCTGCTGATCCACCGGACGAAGACCAGCGGGCTGCGCATGGCGGCGGCCATGACCCACGTCGTCGACGGTCCCGACCGCACGTCGGTCAGCACCGAGGCGTTCCCCGACTGGGCCCGCACCACCATCGCCTGCGTGCTGAAGCCCGGCGAGAAGCTGCGCGTCGTCAAGCTGCTGGCCTACGGCTTCTCCAGCCGGCGGTCGCTGCCCGCGCTGCGCGACCAGGTGGGCGCGGCGCTGGCGTCGGCCCGGCTCACCGGCTGGGAGGGCCTGCGCCGGGGTCAGCGCGAGTACCTCGACGCCTACTGGGACGCCGCCGACGTCCGCGTCGACGGCGACCCCGAGGTCCAGCAGGCGGTCCGGTTCGGCCTCTTCCACGTCCTGCAGGCCGGCGCGCGCAACGAGATGCGGCCCATCGCGGCGAAGGGCCTGACCGGGCCCGGCTACGACGGCCACGCGTTCTGGGACACCGAGATGTTCGTGCTCCCGGTGCTGACCTACACCAAGCCACAGGCCGCGGCGCAGGCGCTGCGGTGGCGCCACGCCACGCTCGACCTCGCGCGCGACCGCGCCCGCACGCTGGGCCTCAGGGGCGCCGCGTTCCCGTGGCGCACCATCCGCGGCCACGAGACGTCGGGCTACTGGCCGGCCGGCACCGCCGGGTTCCACATCGGCGCCGACATCGCCGACGCCACCATCCGCTACATCCAGGCCACCCGCGACGAGGACTTCGAACGCGAGGTCGGGGTCGAGCTGCTGGTCGAGACCGCGCGGCTGTGGCGCTCGCTCGGCCACCACGACCGCCACGGCGCGTTCCACATCGACGGCGTGACGGGGCCGGACGAGTACTCGGCCATGGGCCACGACAACGTCTACACGAACCTCATGGCACAGCGGAACCTGCTCGGCGCGGCCGACGCCGTCCTCCGCCATACCGAGGTCGCCGCCGCACTGGAGGTCGACGACGAGGAGGCGGCCTCCTGGCGCGACGCCGCCAACGCCATGACCGTCCCGTACGACGACGAGCTCGGCGTGCACCAGCAGTCCGAGGGGTTCACGCGGTTCCAGGAGTGGGACTTCGAGGGGACCGCCCCGGAGGAGTACCCGCTGCTGCTGACCCACCCCTACTTCGACCTCTACCGCCGCCAGGTGTGCAAGCAGGCCGACCTCGTGCTGGCCATGCACTGGCGCGGCGACGCGTTCTCGCCCGAGGAGAAGGCCCGCAACTTCCACTACTACGACGCCCGGACGGTGCGCGACTCCTCGCTGTCGTCGTGCACCCAGGCGGTGATGGCCGCCGAGACCGGGCACCTGGAGCTCGCCCACGACTACCTGGGCGAGGCCGCGATGACCGACCTGCACGACAGCCACGCCAACACCAGCGACGGGGTGCACCTGGCCTCGCTCGCCGGCTCCTGGCTGGGCCTCGTCGCGGGGTTCGGCGGCATGCGCGACCACGACGGCGTGCTCTCGTTCGCGCCGCGCCTGCCGAGCCGGATCGCCGGGCTGGACTTCTCGCTGCTCTGGCACGGGCTGCGGCTGCGCGTGAGCGTGCGACCCACCGAGGTCACGTACTACCTGCGCGAGGGCGACCACGACGACGGGTCGCAGCTGGAGCTGCTGCACCACGGCATGCCGGTCACCGTCCGCACCAGCGCGCCGGTCACCGTCGCCATTCCGCCGGTACCGCCGCCCGACCCCGAGCCGCAGCAACCCGCCGGTCGGGCCCCGGTCCGCCGCGGAGGGCCCGGATAA